A stretch of DNA from Clostridium sp. JN-9:
GGGCTTATAAAAGACAGCAGGCAATGATAAATGCATTCCAGAAAACCATTCAGCAGGCAGATACCAAAGATAGTTCAAGTGAGGAAAAATCATCAGATAAAAAGTCCCCTGCACTGAATCAGGGTGCCATTGGTATAATGATTATACCTAAAATAAATCTAAATGTAGCCATAGGTGAAGGTGTGGATCTGGACACTTTAAAATATACTGTTGGACATTTTCCTGGTACTGGTCAGCCTGGAAAGCCTGGCAACTTTTGTGTTGCAGGCCACAGAAGCTATACTTATAGTGAATACTTTAATAGATTAAACGAAGTTACAAGTGGAGATGAAATAATAATTAAGACAAAAAAAGGGGAATACAAATATAAAGTATATAATTCATTTGTAGTTGAACCATCCCAGGTTAGTGTGCTGAATCCAACAAAGAATGCTGAATTAACACTGGTAACCTGCACTCCTATAAGAGTTGCCAGCCACAGATTAATAGTAAAAGCCAGATTGGAATAAATAGTTTTTAATGTATACTAATATCATAAATCCTTTAAAAAAGTATATACTATTTAATAAGTATGTTGTATATTATTATTGTATATAATTTTTTATTTGTACATAAAGCTTATATAAGGGAGGAAATTACAATGGCCTTCTATACGGATAAAGATATTGACAAAATTGAGAAGGATTTACGTTACTTAAATCTATTAGCTAAACAATACCCAACTATTTCTGCAGCAGGCACAGAAATAATTAATCTTCAGTCTATTTTAAATCTGCCAAAAGCCACTGAACATTTTATCAGTGATATTCATGGCGAATATGAATCCTTTAC
This window harbors:
- a CDS encoding class D sortase, translating into MKAKKYIGISLIIIGVSIITAALGVKYWAYKRQQAMINAFQKTIQQADTKDSSSEEKSSDKKSPALNQGAIGIMIIPKINLNVAIGEGVDLDTLKYTVGHFPGTGQPGKPGNFCVAGHRSYTYSEYFNRLNEVTSGDEIIIKTKKGEYKYKVYNSFVVEPSQVSVLNPTKNAELTLVTCTPIRVASHRLIVKARLE